One genomic segment of Bacteroidales bacterium includes these proteins:
- a CDS encoding PepSY domain-containing protein, whose translation MGFIRKYHKWLGVLIVLLMVIFSVSGIILNHRQFFSTIDVSRKFLPNELQYQNWNNAAVKSTVKLNNGKILLYGNIGVWQTDSTFSEFVNFSQGFPKGVDNKKVSVVYQAYSGRLFAGSLFGFYEYDFEKSRWFLIRKTKNTSQIVDIIEKNNTLLLLSRSDITIFNLQANSYKKFMLPQPKNYDNKIGLFKTIWVIHSGEVWGETGKLIVDSAALILVFLTVTGLILFFKKRRILKESVTNEKRTSILKNIRWNLKWHNKIGWITAILLVITSLTGMFLRPPLLIPIAEKKVAKIPKTVLDNPNPWNDKLRRFIYDEKNERFYVATLGGIFYSDDFFSKPLKKLEVQPPVSVMGVNAFKLQRDSVVLVGSFEGLFTLNLKTNYIENYITKKPYIKPKKRGIPIGKEMLAGYSTDFSEEIWFDYNNGLISINNPAFNPEMPEKIQSLPISLWNVSLELHTGRIYKPFLGPFYILVVPLTGLISLFLIISGVIIWFRFFRNKKGSLQKQKRAVKK comes from the coding sequence ATGGGGTTTATAAGAAAATATCATAAGTGGCTCGGAGTACTAATTGTTTTATTGATGGTAATTTTTTCGGTTTCGGGAATTATTTTGAACCACCGGCAATTCTTTTCGACAATTGATGTAAGCAGAAAATTTTTACCGAACGAGCTTCAATATCAAAACTGGAATAATGCTGCCGTAAAAAGCACGGTTAAACTTAACAACGGAAAAATTCTTTTGTACGGAAACATCGGTGTTTGGCAAACTGACAGTACTTTCTCCGAGTTTGTCAATTTTTCGCAAGGTTTCCCGAAAGGGGTTGATAATAAAAAAGTTTCTGTTGTGTATCAAGCATATTCCGGGAGATTGTTCGCAGGATCATTGTTCGGGTTTTATGAGTATGATTTTGAAAAATCAAGATGGTTTTTAATTCGAAAAACAAAAAATACAAGCCAAATAGTAGATATTATTGAAAAAAACAATACGCTTTTATTGCTAAGTCGTTCTGATATTACAATATTCAACCTACAAGCAAACAGCTATAAAAAATTTATGTTGCCGCAACCGAAAAATTATGACAACAAAATCGGGCTATTTAAAACGATTTGGGTTATTCACAGCGGAGAGGTTTGGGGCGAAACAGGAAAGTTAATTGTTGACTCGGCAGCATTAATCCTTGTTTTTTTAACTGTTACGGGGCTAATCCTGTTTTTTAAAAAACGGAGGATATTAAAAGAAAGCGTAACAAATGAAAAAAGAACATCAATTTTAAAAAACATAAGATGGAATTTGAAATGGCATAATAAAATAGGCTGGATAACAGCAATTCTTTTAGTTATTACAAGTTTAACCGGAATGTTTTTGAGACCGCCGTTATTAATACCGATTGCAGAAAAAAAAGTTGCGAAAATTCCGAAAACGGTTTTAGACAATCCCAATCCGTGGAATGATAAACTAAGACGTTTTATTTATGACGAAAAAAATGAGCGTTTTTATGTTGCAACTCTTGGCGGGATATTCTATTCTGATGATTTTTTTTCGAAACCGTTAAAGAAATTAGAAGTGCAACCTCCTGTCAGCGTTATGGGTGTAAATGCTTTTAAACTACAAAGAGATTCGGTGGTTCTTGTAGGTTCTTTTGAAGGTTTGTTCACATTAAATTTGAAAACAAACTATATTGAAAATTATATAACAAAAAAACCATATATAAAACCGAAAAAACGAGGAATTCCTATCGGGAAAGAAATGCTTGCAGGTTATTCTACGGATTTTTCTGAAGAAATTTGGTTCGATTATAATAACGGATTAATAAGTATAAATAACCCGGCTTTTAATCCGGAGATGCCTGAAAAAATCCAATCTCTTCCGATTTCTCTTTGGAATGTTTCTTTAGAGCTTCATACCGGCAGAATTTACAAACCTTTTTTAGGACCGTTTTATATTTTAGTAGTTCCGCTTACCGGGTTAATTTCTTTGTTTTTAATAATTTCGGGGGTTATTATTTGGTTTAGGTTTTTCAGAAACAAGAAGGGTAGCTTACAGAAACAAAAAAGAGCTGTAAAAAAATGA
- a CDS encoding translocation/assembly module TamB: MQNHVFQIEKLKKITLYGVLLIIVLIILLILLLQTAYIQTKITKFITKELSEKLNSEIDIDNVEISLFKGFIFKGIYIQDQQKDTLLFIKELSVIPEGLQTDFSNISLKEINIDSLYLNLYEIGKDTLNLQYILDALSSDEKEKTDEDFKLDIKNISITNSSFSYFIPDTVKKHGFNYKDLELDSINIKLKKLELNNKNIYSEIESILLKDKSGFCLKNFTGDKIELSPKHIHFNNLSLQTPDSKLSFDSLYFDFPGNYDFSEYKTKLKANIIINKSSYLSYNDVKYFITDTNTYSEKVQISGKIKGTFDKFDITDLDLKYEGLIDLKMNSRVSDFKDFDNPLLFVHIKKLEVDFQRFQEMKIPGQDIILKDLPEGLKKIKNISYSGVTKGHLSKFLTKGEISGGFGSISILALAKKDSSSIINVKGKLSGTDLDIAQVFENNDFGTMSFSQNFDFSLLKNKKIKLKTSGKINDVFYKKHSYKDIALFAELYDKKVDSLSVNIKQENIRASISGKINFLSDIPEINLTANVYSADLKALNLSNAETESTVSFSTVADFKGLNIDDFLGTINLTSPFVYSKDSVTVRINAFRLTGQQTPNIQANEKQIVLKSDIADFKIITTNKSSEIFKALQTLVSGLFKQNQTDTEAKPIIKGSVVIEADIKNPEFISSLFFPKYHISKNTKLFGFYDPEKESLNLSLNSQQLKYKNFILNDFFIVAYTRNKRLFGGIGGSSLKPNESIIIENINLEGDLINDTINFNLNWNNFKDTANYSANIAGIIEIIKKDKKKTVYNCDFHKSNISINDVLWSFDKSNVLIDSVRIKITDLTLKNKDQKIYLDGNISEYPGDILFAEFTNFNLSNIQPALSEDFIIKGKLNGSTTLAQLYEAPLIFTKDSIINFNVNNIDFGNFYFKSNWDDAENKIHANAYNLKGKNNKFMNDTIYGDYWPDKDKINFTLDIRSMLLKTFKDYYSDYAEFNPTAFITGKINIAGNIKNPLLLGNLKLKQTTAKVKFLNTYYSINEMDILINNKTIRFDATKIYSRNKNGFGFLKADISHNNFSNFDLDIDIDAENLKLIALKRTDSSYFYGTAFGTGNINFSGSLDNIFMNANLSTEENTSVFIPIATSETLEEEKNFIQFVSDTSETKNQTTNENYEVDYSGFSMNMKLDVTDNAEIQIIPDESGNIKTTGDGSLNLTLDREGNFNMFGTYIISDGTYLLDLKVLPKLFNIVEGSRIIWSGDPDDALVDIKATYKINKVPVNNLVPEQLEQAIEKTDVTCLIHLTGALLNPTLNLDIEINDNVSNKYVQKLNSFNEKEINEQFLALLIFKRFMGSTADNLGIDDPAPITGDLITSQFNKMLEQFSKNIEINLKYEPGKDNETDEIGFSVEGDILNNWITYKGYGGVGGNDGYREDNYIGEFEIEGKLNKKGNIKAKFYNKANDTRLNDGDYTQGFGLVFRKKFDSFFYWKRREEKDTVYPLPIIEDKN; encoded by the coding sequence ATGCAAAACCACGTATTCCAAATAGAAAAGTTGAAAAAAATTACATTATACGGTGTTTTGCTTATAATTGTTTTAATCATTTTATTAATATTACTTCTGCAAACAGCTTATATTCAGACTAAAATAACAAAATTTATTACAAAAGAACTGTCTGAAAAATTAAACTCTGAAATTGATATTGATAATGTAGAAATCAGCTTATTCAAAGGTTTCATTTTTAAAGGAATTTATATTCAAGATCAACAAAAAGATACCTTGCTGTTTATTAAAGAATTATCGGTTATCCCGGAAGGGCTTCAAACAGACTTTAGCAACATTTCCTTAAAAGAAATAAATATTGACAGCCTATACCTTAACCTATATGAAATAGGAAAAGATACTCTTAACCTTCAATATATATTGGATGCGTTAAGTTCAGACGAAAAAGAAAAAACAGACGAAGATTTTAAGTTGGACATAAAAAACATTTCAATAACAAACTCTTCTTTTTCGTATTTTATTCCCGATACGGTTAAAAAACACGGATTTAATTATAAAGACCTTGAACTTGACAGCATAAATATTAAACTTAAAAAACTTGAACTGAATAACAAAAATATTTATTCTGAAATTGAATCAATATTATTAAAAGACAAAAGCGGATTCTGTTTAAAAAACTTTACCGGAGACAAAATAGAACTGAGCCCGAAGCATATTCATTTTAACAATCTTAGCCTACAAACACCGGACTCAAAACTATCTTTTGACAGTTTATACTTTGATTTTCCGGGCAATTATGACTTCTCGGAATATAAAACAAAATTGAAAGCTAATATCATAATAAATAAATCAAGCTATTTATCATATAATGATGTAAAGTATTTTATTACAGATACAAACACCTATTCCGAAAAAGTGCAAATTTCAGGAAAAATAAAAGGCACGTTTGATAAATTTGATATAACAGATTTAGATTTAAAATATGAAGGGCTCATAGATTTAAAAATGAACTCTAGAGTAAGTGATTTTAAAGACTTTGACAACCCGTTACTATTTGTCCATATTAAAAAACTTGAAGTTGATTTTCAAAGGTTTCAAGAAATGAAAATTCCCGGGCAAGATATTATTTTAAAAGACCTGCCGGAAGGTTTAAAGAAAATAAAAAACATCAGCTACTCGGGAGTTACAAAAGGACACCTTTCAAAATTTCTGACAAAAGGAGAGATTTCAGGAGGTTTCGGAAGTATTTCAATTCTTGCTCTTGCAAAAAAAGACTCTTCTTCAATTATTAACGTTAAAGGAAAACTTTCGGGAACAGACTTAGATATTGCACAAGTATTTGAAAACAATGATTTTGGTACAATGAGCTTTTCTCAGAACTTTGATTTTTCATTACTAAAGAATAAAAAAATAAAACTTAAAACTTCCGGCAAAATAAATGATGTTTTTTATAAAAAACATTCTTACAAAGATATTGCACTATTTGCTGAATTATATGACAAAAAAGTGGACAGCCTGAGCGTTAACATTAAACAAGAAAATATCAGAGCATCAATTTCCGGCAAAATTAATTTCTTGTCAGATATCCCGGAAATAAACCTAACCGCCAATGTTTATTCTGCAGATTTAAAAGCATTAAATTTAAGTAATGCCGAAACAGAATCAACTGTAAGTTTTTCAACTGTTGCGGATTTTAAAGGATTGAATATTGATGATTTTTTGGGAACAATTAATTTAACAAGTCCCTTTGTCTATTCAAAGGATTCTGTAACTGTAAGAATAAATGCATTTCGTTTAACCGGACAGCAAACACCAAATATACAGGCAAATGAAAAACAAATTGTTTTAAAGTCAGACATTGCAGACTTTAAAATAATTACGACAAACAAAAGTTCCGAAATTTTTAAAGCCCTGCAAACTCTTGTTTCCGGCTTATTTAAGCAAAATCAAACCGATACAGAAGCAAAACCTATAATAAAAGGCTCTGTTGTTATAGAAGCCGACATTAAAAACCCCGAATTTATCAGTTCTCTGTTTTTCCCAAAATATCATATTTCAAAAAACACAAAATTATTCGGATTTTATGATCCCGAAAAAGAATCTTTAAACCTCTCTTTAAATTCGCAGCAACTAAAATACAAAAATTTCATACTAAACGATTTTTTTATAGTAGCATATACAAGGAACAAACGATTATTCGGAGGTATAGGCGGCTCATCATTAAAACCGAATGAATCAATTATAATTGAAAACATAAATTTAGAAGGAGATTTAATTAATGATACAATTAACTTTAACCTAAATTGGAATAATTTTAAAGATACGGCAAACTACTCAGCAAACATTGCCGGAATCATTGAAATTATAAAAAAAGACAAGAAAAAAACAGTTTATAATTGCGATTTTCACAAATCAAATATTAGCATAAATGATGTTCTTTGGAGTTTTGATAAATCAAATGTTTTGATAGACTCTGTAAGAATCAAAATTACAGACCTAACCCTGAAGAATAAAGACCAAAAAATATATCTTGACGGAAATATTTCTGAATACCCCGGAGATATTCTTTTTGCAGAATTTACAAACTTTAACCTTTCAAATATTCAACCGGCTTTGTCCGAAGATTTTATTATAAAAGGAAAACTTAACGGAAGCACTACTTTAGCCCAACTGTATGAAGCCCCGCTGATATTTACAAAAGATTCAATTATTAACTTTAACGTAAACAACATCGACTTCGGTAATTTTTATTTTAAAAGCAACTGGGATGACGCAGAGAACAAAATTCATGCAAATGCATATAACCTTAAAGGAAAGAACAACAAATTCATGAACGATACAATTTACGGCGACTATTGGCCGGATAAAGATAAAATAAACTTTACGCTGGATATAAGAAGCATGCTTTTGAAAACATTTAAAGACTATTATTCAGATTATGCCGAATTTAACCCTACTGCATTCATAACAGGAAAAATAAATATTGCAGGAAATATTAAAAACCCTCTTTTACTCGGAAACTTGAAACTAAAACAAACAACGGCAAAAGTAAAATTTCTGAACACATATTACAGCATCAACGAAATGGATATTCTTATTAATAATAAAACAATACGTTTTGATGCAACAAAAATTTATTCCCGAAATAAAAACGGATTCGGGTTTTTAAAAGCAGATATTTCACACAATAATTTTTCAAATTTTGATTTAGATATTGACATTGATGCCGAAAACTTAAAACTTATCGCCCTTAAACGAACAGACTCATCCTACTTTTACGGAACAGCATTCGGAACCGGAAATATTAATTTTTCCGGATCATTAGATAATATTTTTATGAATGCTAATTTAAGCACCGAAGAAAACACCTCTGTTTTTATCCCTATTGCCACAAGCGAAACCCTCGAAGAAGAAAAAAACTTTATACAATTTGTTTCAGATACTTCCGAAACCAAAAACCAAACAACAAATGAAAACTATGAAGTTGATTACAGCGGTTTCAGCATGAATATGAAATTAGATGTTACGGATAATGCTGAAATACAAATTATTCCCGACGAAAGCGGAAATATTAAAACAACAGGTGACGGAAGCCTCAACCTAACTTTAGACAGAGAAGGTAATTTTAACATGTTCGGAACATATATTATTTCTGACGGAACATACTTGCTTGACTTAAAAGTGCTTCCAAAACTTTTTAATATTGTTGAAGGAAGCCGAATTATTTGGTCTGGAGATCCTGATGACGCATTAGTTGACATTAAAGCAACCTACAAAATTAATAAAGTCCCCGTAAATAACTTAGTCCCGGAGCAATTAGAACAGGCAATAGAAAAAACAGATGTAACATGTCTTATTCATTTAACTGGTGCATTGTTAAACCCGACACTAAATTTAGACATAGAAATTAATGATAATGTAAGCAATAAATATGTACAAAAGCTAAACTCTTTTAATGAAAAAGAAATTAATGAACAATTTTTAGCTCTATTGATTTTTAAACGGTTTATGGGAAGCACCGCAGATAATTTAGGAATTGACGATCCTGCTCCGATTACCGGAGATTTAATTACAAGCCAATTTAATAAAATGCTCGAGCAATTCAGCAAAAACATTGAAATTAATTTAAAATATGAGCCGGGAAAAGACAACGAAACAGACGAGATAGGTTTTTCGGTTGAGGGTGATATCCTAAACAACTGGATTACATACAAAGGTTACGGTGGCGTAGGCGGCAATGACGGTTACAGAGAGGATAATTATATCGGAGAATTTGAAATCGAAGGGAAACTTAATAAGAAGGGAAATATAAAAGCAAAATTCTACAACAAAGCTAATGATACGCGCTTAAATGACGGTGATTATACACAAGGCTTCGGTCTGGTTTTCAGAAAAAAGTTTGATTCATTTTTTTATTGGAAACGCCGAGAAGAAAAAGATACCGTTTACCCGCTGCCCATAATTGAAGATAAGAATTAA
- the tsaD gene encoding tRNA (adenosine(37)-N6)-threonylcarbamoyltransferase complex transferase subunit TsaD, with translation MKTILAIESSCDDTSAAVIQDGWLLSNVTANQDVHKKYGGVVPELASRAHQANIVPVVNLAIEEAGINISDISAIAFTRGPGLLGSLLVGISFAKGFALANNIPLIAVNHLHGHISALFLKEKGVQHENPSFPFIALLVSGGHTQIIVVRSFFEKEIIGETIDDAAGEAFDKSAKIMGLPYPGGPLIDKYAKKGNAGKFKFTKPKVGDLQFSFSGLKTAILYFLRDEVKKNPSFVKENLNDICASIQFTIIDILTDKLKNAVKKTGIKEIAIAGGVSANSGLRERLKEEAKINNWKLHIPEFKYTTDNAAMIAITAYHKFLQNKFAKQSVTAEAKLKEI, from the coding sequence ATGAAAACAATTTTAGCAATAGAATCTTCTTGTGATGATACATCTGCTGCCGTTATTCAAGACGGGTGGTTGCTGTCAAATGTAACAGCCAACCAAGATGTTCATAAAAAATACGGAGGAGTGGTTCCGGAGCTTGCATCAAGAGCACATCAGGCAAATATTGTTCCTGTTGTAAATTTGGCGATAGAAGAAGCCGGGATTAACATTTCTGACATAAGTGCAATTGCTTTTACCAGAGGTCCCGGATTGCTTGGTTCTTTATTGGTAGGAATTTCTTTTGCAAAAGGTTTTGCATTGGCAAACAATATTCCGTTAATTGCCGTAAACCATTTACACGGTCATATTTCTGCTTTGTTTTTAAAAGAAAAAGGTGTGCAACACGAAAACCCGAGTTTTCCTTTTATAGCTTTACTGGTTTCCGGCGGACATACACAAATTATTGTAGTAAGAAGTTTTTTCGAAAAAGAAATAATTGGCGAAACGATTGATGATGCTGCAGGAGAAGCTTTTGATAAAAGTGCAAAAATTATGGGCTTGCCTTATCCGGGCGGGCCTTTAATAGACAAGTATGCAAAAAAAGGTAATGCCGGTAAATTTAAATTTACAAAACCGAAGGTCGGAGATTTACAGTTCAGTTTCAGTGGGTTAAAAACGGCTATTTTGTATTTTCTGCGAGATGAGGTAAAAAAGAATCCGAGTTTTGTTAAAGAAAATTTAAATGATATTTGTGCCTCGATTCAATTTACAATAATTGATATTTTAACAGATAAACTGAAAAATGCGGTAAAAAAAACAGGAATTAAAGAAATTGCTATTGCCGGGGGTGTTTCTGCAAATTCAGGATTACGGGAAAGGTTAAAAGAAGAGGCTAAAATAAATAATTGGAAATTACATATTCCCGAGTTTAAATATACAACAGATAATGCAGCAATGATTGCCATAACTGCATACCATAAATTTTTACAGAATAAGTTTGCAAAGCAATCTGTTACGGCAGAGGCAAAATTAAAAGAAATTTGA